One genomic window of Arachis hypogaea cultivar Tifrunner chromosome 8, arahy.Tifrunner.gnm2.J5K5, whole genome shotgun sequence includes the following:
- the LOC140174750 gene encoding serine/threonine-protein phosphatase 7 long form homolog, producing MGDDPTRLYRLDGVAHIAGVINEEMAGLYHLTRLNDRWFRLDEALDVAYQLGLLVDGRYVSGCLSEFHIYIEGGRPSWVWFQELLGVIPPPSQVQKYAVNCSWFQETFGECPEDADDDTVRRYARAYIMMLLGTLLFADKSGNRIHIRWLPYVARLEELGTYSWGSAALAWLYQCMCRVANRHVVKLAGPLQLLQSWIFWHFPRFRPAGYEELIYITACPDKGEFLLQFIWMPYSSPDVLQVVHPEVLEPRHMALWRSVTALIYFAVIEWHQIDRVLPQFGGVQPPPHPALNIDFLMSKDGRGGDRWFPSTLQKWHLLWDSRQDCVLRFDVVADPGPSHAFLDWWSQHGKRFLSPETQLGILEQF from the exons ATGGGGGACGATCCGACACGGTTATATCGCTTGGACGGAgtcgctcatatagccggggtcatcaacgagGAG atggcaggTCTATACCATCTTACAAGGCTGAACGACCGATGGTTCCGGCTAGACGAAGCCCTT gacgtggcataccagctggGTTTGCTAGTGGACGGCCGTTACGTGAGCGGGTGCTTGTCAGAGTTTCATATATACATCGAGGGTGGCCGTCCATCCTGGGtctggttccaggagttgctcgGAGTTATACCTCCTCCCAGTcaggttcagaagtacgcagtgaactgcagctggtttcaggagacTTTCGGTGAGTGCCCTGAGGATGCAGATGATGACACTGTGCGCCGATATGCCCGTGCgtatatcatgatgttgttgggcacgcTACTATTTGCGGACAAGTCAGGGAACCGgattcacatcagatggcttccgTACGTAGCGAGGCTGGAGGAGCTGGGTACCTACAGCTGGGGTTCTGCCGCACTGGCTTGGTTGTACCagtgcatgtgccgagtggcgaACAGACATGTCGTCAAGTTAGCGGGCCCGCTTCAGCTACTTCAGTCTTGGATCTTTTGGCACTTTCCTCGGTTTAGGCCTGCAGGATATGAGGAGTTGATATACATAACTGC TTGCCCTGACAAGGGTGAGTTCCTTTTGCAGTTTATATGGATGCCGTACAGTAGCCCCGACGTACTTCAGGTTGTGCATCCAGAGGTTTTGGAGCCTCGGCATATGGCGTTGTGGCGCTCTGTGACCGCGCTGATCTACTTTGCtgtcatagagtggcatcagatagatCGTGTTCTTCCGCAGTTTGGAGGGGTACAGCCCCCTCCGCATCCCGCCCTGAACATTGACTTTCTGATGTCCAAGGACGGGAGAGGCGGCGATCGATGGTTCCCGTCTACTTTGCAGAAGTGGCATCTCCTTTGGGACTCTCGTCAGGACTGTGTGCTGAGGTTCGACGTTGTTGCCGACCCCGGACCGTCGCATGCGTTCCTTGATTGGTGGAGTCAGCATGGGAAGAGGTTCTTGTCTCCGGAGACGCAGTTGGGGATCCTAGAGCAGTTCTGA
- the LOC112705430 gene encoding (-)-germacrene D synthase, with translation MEFDDETKAQIQKLKKQVVKMLIDASKPIEEIVDLIDLICHLGIRYHFESEIDEVLQQIHNNYTKNEEIIIVDDNLRLLALLFRLLRQQGYHVSPNVFNKYKDENGNFSEQLVKDVEGLLELYEASHLRIHGEEILDEAYVFTSTQLKSIATQLKPSLAAQVNYSLRQSLHRGLPRLEAQRFISIYEEDPTHNHTLLTLAKLDFNFLQNLHRKEVGNITKWWRELDVAANFPYARDRIVECCNWSMAVYFEPQYSQARKILTKLIALVSIIDDTYDAYGTIDELKLFTEAIERLVRNKLLLRPSPRSTRVNPTQALPDPDARIPIDPDTRPVRPPHGCRAAPLGSWA, from the exons ATG GAATTTGATGATGAAACGAAGGCACAAATTCAAAAACTGAAGAAACAAGTTGTCAAAATGCTTATTGATGCCTCAAAACCCATTGAAGAAATAGTTGACTTGATTGATTTAATATGTCATTTGGGCATTCGATATCACTTTGAAAGCGAGATTGATGAAGTGCTGCAACAAATTCACAACAATTATACCAAAAATGAAGAAATAATAATTGTTGATGATAACCTTCGCTTACTTGCTTTGCTTTTTAGGTTATTAAGGCAACAAGGATATCACGTTTCACCAA ATGTGTTCAACAAATACAAGGATGAGAATGGAAACTTTAGTGAACAACTTGTGAAGGATGTGGAGGGATTGCTAGAATTGTATGAAGCATCTCATCTTAGAATTCATGGAGAAGAAATATTAGATGAAGCTTATGTATTCACTTCCACTCAACTTAAATCCATTGCCACCCAATTGAAGCCTTCTCTTGCAGCACAAGTCAACTATAGTTTAAGGCAATCTTTACACCGAGGTTTGCCAAGATTGGAGGCACAGCGTTTTATTTCAATATATGAAGAAGATCCAACCCATAATCACACTCTACTCACTCTTgcaaaattagattttaatttcctACAAAACTTGCATCGAAAAGAAGTTGGCAACATTACCAA GTGGTGGAGGGAGCTTGATGTTGCTGCAAATTTTCCATATGCTCGAGATAGAATTGTGGAATGTTGTAACTGGAGTATGGCGGTTTATTTTGAGCCCCAATATTCTCAAGCTAGAAAAATACTGACAAAACTGATCGCTCTTGTGTCAATTATTGATGATACATACGATGCGTATGGAACTATAGATGAACTAAAACTTTTCACTGAAGCAATTGAAAGGTTAGTAAGAAATAAACTATTGTTACGGCCCAGCCCAAGGTCCACACGGGTCAACCCGACCCAAGCTCTACCCGACCCGGACGCCCGCATTCCAatcgacccggacacgcgtcctgtaCGACCCCCACACGGCTGCAGGGCAGCGCCCTTGGGATCATGGGCCTAA
- the LOC140174751 gene encoding uncharacterized protein, whose product MEVAPGPGDRARAAGAEGAASVASQRGGRRSPRRHTTTRPFGGTGGDSAIIMQELRHRVQNLERQLADRERDGWSTDPSYTPSPGGEEEESSHRSRSRRISASRTEAEGTQEESPIPRRRNDTVIYSRGRQSRRTARGREDGEGKSERTRQPVIMGVTPFHRSILEVRLPKHFDKPTDMRYDGTQDPLEHLTAFEARMNLEGVGDEVRCRAFPVTLAGPAIRWFNGLPQGSIYSFSDISRAFLAQFTTRIAKAKHPINLLGVTQRQGEPTRRYLDRFNDECLEIDGLIDSVASLCLTNGLLNENFRKHLTTKPVWTMHEIQTVAKEYINNEEVSRVVAANKRQSGYGQTRQSGGDGERAKEKVREEASNKAPRPFPRVGKFTNYTPLTLPIVEVYQQIAEKGILPKPRPLKDRTGGNKNLYCDYHKGYGHQTQDCFDLKDALEQAIREGKLAAFSHLIREPRRRYRDQDEEGKTRSTKRRQEPEDRDHGLTVINVVTAKNTAPKSRSAHKKDAKVLAISSTPVHSTKKPPSISFGPEDQWFGDAPENPPMVITARVGTGLVKRILVDTGADSNIMFRNVFDALGLKDADLTTHQHGVIGLGDHFIKPDGVISLPISVGQMQGRRSAMAEFVILRDSTAYNIILGRKTINDFEAIINTRLLVMKFVTDDGSIGTIRGDLETAVACDNASLSLRKKSKEASGAFLADLDARVEDKPRPEPEGDLEKFSIGDEGEKFTFVNKNLPHDLKEPLIEMIRANRDLFAWTPADMPGIDPQIISHHLAVKPEARPVAQRRRKMSAERAEEVAKQTAGLLEAGFIREVDYSTWLSNVVLVKKHNGRIFHNLIGKTVEVYVDDILAKTTRPDDLLNDLASVFASLRQHGMRLNPLKCAFAMEAGKFLGFMITQRGVEANPEKCQAILQMKSPGCIKDVQRLAGRLTSLSRFLGASAAKALPFFNLMKKGMAFEWTPACEEAFRHFKEILAAPPVLGKPRDGEPLYLYLAITSEALAAVLVREDGKTQQPVYFISRALQGAELRYSKLEKLALALLTSSRRLKQYFQSHQVVVRTDQGIRQVLQKPDLAGRMMTWSIELSQYDIRYEPRQAIKAQAMADFLVEVTGGPGEDIGTRWKLHVDGASNQTYGGAGIILESPNGVVYEQSVRFEFPISNNQAEYEALIGGLTLATEVGAKRLEVCSDSQVVTSQVNGSYQAKDPLLQKYLEKVKSLSQKLDEVTVQHVPRERNTRADLLSKLASTKPGEGNRSLIQGMTREPAITLHITTLSSSWLDPITNYLEHGQVPGDEKDALKLRREAAKYAVIQGQLFRKGLSQPLLKCLHPDQTDYVLKEVHEGCCGHHIGGKALARKLIRAGYYWPSMMADSKEFVKKCIKCQQNANFAKAPANELSLLTTSRPFAQWGIDLLGPFPVGPGQVKYLIVAIDYYTKWIEAEPLASISSANCRKFMWRQVITRFGIPEAVISDNGTQFADKKFTEFLNGLGIRQRFSSVEHPRTNGQVESANKVILSGLKKRLDNKKGAWADELASVLWSYRTTEQSSTKETPFRLTYGVDAVIPVEIGEPSPRLLLKGVEETVEKDLIDEAREMAHLTETALKQRIALRYNTKVLKRDFEPDDLVLRRNDIGLPTPGEGKLAANWEGPYRVKKVMGKGAFKLERLDGKEVPRTWNADNLRRFYS is encoded by the exons ATGGAAGTCGCGCCAGGTCCCggcgaccgagctcgagcagcCGGAGCGGAAGGGGCAGCCTCCGTCGCCTCGCAAAGGGGAGGCCGGAGATCCCCCCGACGACACACGACAACCCGACCATTCGGAGGAACGGGCGGCGATAGCGCCATAATAATGCAGGAGCTACGCCACAGAGTCCAGAACCTAGAACGACAGCTAGCCGACCGGGAGAGGGATGGATGGTCTACCGATCCAAGCTACACCCCGTCCCCCGGGGGCGAGGAAGAAGAGAGCTCTCACCGAAGCCGCTCACGGCGCATATCTGCATCCCGGACGGAAGCAGAGGGCACGCAAGAGGAGTCACCCATTCCGAGAAGACGAAATGACACAGTCATCTACTCTCGTGGCAGACAATCTCGACGAACGGCAAGAGGACGTGAGGACGGAGAAGGGAAATCCGAGAGAACACGACAACCTGTGATAATGGGTGTCACGCCGTTCCACCGATCTATCCTCGAGGTCCGGTtgccgaaacacttcgacaaaccaacggacatgaggtatgacgGAACCCAAGACCCTCTAGAACATCTCACGGCCTTCGAGGCTAGGATGAACCTGGAGGGAGTAGGCGACGAGGTAAGGTGCCGCGCCTTCCCGGTAACCTTAGCAGGACCAGCGATCAGATGGTTTAATGGCCTCCCTCAAGGTTCCATCTATAGCTTCTCAGACATCAGCCGCGCGTTTCTGGCTCAATTTACAACGCGAATAGCAAAGGCCAAGCATCCTATCAACCTCCTCGGGGTAACCCAGAGACAAGGAGAGCCGACCAGGAGGTACTTAGAtcggttcaacgacgaatgcttggaaaTCGACGGCTTGATCGACTCGGTGGCCAGTCTCTGCCTGACGAACGGCCTCCTCAACGAGAACTTCCGGAAACACCTTACCACGAAGCCGGTTTGGACGATGCATGAAATCCAAACGGTGGCCAAAGAGTACATAAACAACGAGGAAGTCAGCCGAGTCGTGGCAGCCAATAAGCGGCAGTCCGGTTACGGTCAGACTCGGCAGTCCGGTGGCGACGGGGAGAGAGCAAAAGAAAAGGTTAGGGAGGAGGCATCGAACAAAGCTCCTAGGCCGTTCCCTCGAGTCGGGAAGTTCACTAACTACACTCCACTCACCCTCCCCATTGTAGAAGTCTATCAACAAATAGCTGAGAAGGGAATTCTTCCGAAGCCCCGACCACTCAAGGACCGCACAGGTGGAAACAAGAACCTTTATTGTGACTACCATAAGGGATATGGCCACCAAACACAGGACTGCTTCGACCTAAAGGATGCATTAGAACAGGCGATaagggaaggaaagctagcagcgtTCTCCCATCTCATCAGGGAGCCGAGAAGGCGTTATCGCGATCAGGATGAGGAAGGCAAGACACGCTCGACCAAACGGCGACAGGAGCCCGAAGACAGAGACCACGGCCTCACTGTGATAAACGTGGTAACGGCAAAAAACACTGCACCAAAGTCCCGGTCGGCACACAAGAAAGACGCCAAGGTTCTGGCGATCTCATCCACACCAGTGCACAGCACCAAAAAACCCCCATCCATTTCTTTCGGCCCAGAAGACCAATGGTTCGGCGATGCCCCGGAAAACCCTCCCATGGTCATAacggccagagtgggaaccggcctcgtcaaacGGATCCTTGTCGACACAGGAGCTGATTCAAACATCATGTTTCGCAACGTGTTCGACGCACTGGGGCTAAAGGATGCCGACTTGACGACCCACCAACACGGGGTCATCGGGttaggcgaccacttcatcaaaccAGACGGAGTTATTTCCCTACCGATCTCGGTAGGACAAATGCAAGGCCGAAGATCGGCGATGGCCGAATTCGTAATCCTTCGagactccacagcctacaacatcatcttgggaagaaaaacaatcaacgaTTTTGAAGCCATAATCAACACCAGGTTGTTAGTTATGAAGTTTGTCACCGATGATGGATCCATAGGGACCATAAGGGGAGACCTCGAGACGGCGGTCGCTTGTGACAATGCCAGCCTTTCCCTCAGAAAGAAGTCCAAGGAAGCATCTGGCGCATTTCTAGCCGACCTTGATGCCAGAGTAGAGGACAAGCCGAGGCCGGAACCAGAAGGGGACCTGGAGAAATTTAGCATCGGGGACGAAGGGGAAAAGTTCACATTCGTTAACAAGAACCTCCCACATGACCTGAAGGAGCCTTTAATTGAAATGATAAGGGCGAACAGAGACCTGTTCGCATGGACGCCAGctgacatgccgggcatagatccaCAAATCATCTCACATCACCTAGCCGTCAAGCCGGAAGCACGCCCAGTGGCTCAACGAAGGAGAAAGATGTCGGCAGAAAGAGCAGAGGAGGTAGCCAAGCAAACGGCCGGCCTCCTAGAAGCAGGCTTCATACGGGAAGTGGACTACTCGACGTGGCTGTCAAATGTGGTATTGGTGAAAAAACACAATGGCag gaTATTCCACAACCTCATAGGGAAAACGGTCGAAGTTTACGTGGACGACATCCTGGCAAAGACAACACGACCTGACGACCTCCTAAACGACCTGGCAAGCGTATTTGCGTCCCTCCGTCAACATGGCATGAGGCTGAACCCCCTCAAGTGCGCCTTCGCCATGGAAGCCGGCaagttcctgggattcatgataACTCAAAGAGGGGTAGAAGCTAACCCGGAGAAGTGCCAGGCAATACTtcagatgaagagcccgggatGTATCAAGGACGTCCAGAGGTTGGCAGGAAGGTTGACATCACTTTCTCGGTTTCTCGGAGCCTCGGCGGCAAAGGCCCTGCCGTTTTTTAACCTCATGAAGAAAGGGATGGCGTTCGAATGGACACCAGCGTGCGAAGAAGCCTTTCGACACTTCAAGGAAATCCTGGCGGCACCCCCCGTTCTCGGGAAGCCAAGGGACGGGGAACCACTATACCTGTATCTCGCCATAACAAGCGAAGCCCTGGCCGCAGTGCTAGTACGGGAGGACGGGAAAACCCAACAGCCAGTCTACTTCATAAGCAGGGCTCTGCAAGGAGCAGAATTAAGATATAGCAAGTTGGAAAAGCTAGCCCTAGCGCTCCTAACTTCCTCGAGAAGGTTGAAGCAGTACTTCCAGAGTCACCAAGTGGTCGTCAGGACAGACCAAGGGATTCGGCAAGTTCTCCAAAAACCCGACctggcgggaagaatgatgacttggtccaTCGAACTCTCTCAATATGACATACGATACGAGCCCCGGCAAGCCATCAAGGCGCAGGCCATGGCGGATTTTTTGGTTGAAGTAACAGGAGGTCCAGGCGAAGACATaggcacacggtggaagctccatgtggacggagcctccaaccagaccTACGGAGGAGCCGGGATCATCCTAGAAAGTCCAAACGGGGTCGTATACGAACAGTCGGTCAGATTCGAGTTTCCCATCTcgaacaatcaagcagaatatgaagccctcaTTGGAGGCTTGACCCTAGCAACAGAGGTCGGCGCAAAAAGGCTGGAAGTATGCAGCGATTCCCAAGTCGTCACTTCCCAAGTAAAcggcagctaccaagccaaggaccccTTGTTgcagaagtacttggaaaaggtcaaaagcttgagccaaaagtTAGACGAGGTCACGGTCCAGCATGTACCCAGGGAAAGGAACACACGAGCAGACCTTctatcaaaattagccagcacgaAGCCAGGGGAGGGAAACCGGTCTCTCATCCAAGGCATGACAAGGGAACCTGCAATTACACTACACATAACAACCCTAAGTTCTTCAtggctagaccccatcaccaactACCTAGAACACGGCCAAGTCCCTGGTGACGAAAAGGATGCGTTGAAATTAAGGAGAGAAGCGGCCAAATACGCTGTCATCCAAGGACAGCTGTTCAGAAAGGGGCTCAGCCAACCCCTACTGAAGTGCCTacaccccgaccaaacggactacgtccTCAAGGAAGTCCACGAGGGCTGCTGTGGGCACCACATCGGAGGaaaagccctagcaaggaagtTGATCCGAGCTGGGTACTACTGGCCGTCGATGATGGCAGATTCCAAAGAGTTTGTCAAAAAATGCATAAAGTGCCAACAGAACGCCAACTTTGCCAAGGCACCGGCAAACGAGTTGAGCTTGCTGACGACTTCCCGGCCGTTCGCTCAGTGGGGAATCGACCTCTTAGGGCCCTTCCCTGTCGGCCCTGGGCAGGTCAAATATCTCATAGTGGCAATTGATTACTATACCAAATGGATAGAAGCCGAACCATTGGCTAGCATATCCTCAGCCAATTGTAGaaaattcatgtggaggcaggtgataacacgGTTCGGGATACCAGAAGccgtcatctcggacaacggcACACAATTTGCTGACAAAAAGTTCACAGAATTCCTCAACGGCCTAGGTATAAGGCAAAGGTTCTCTTCGGTAGAACACCCTCGGACGAACGGACAAGTGGAGTCCGCCAACAAAGTTATCCTTTCAGGGCTAAAGAAGAGGTTGGACAACAAAAAGGGTGCTTGGGCCGACGAGCTGGCATCGGTCCTCTGGTCTTATCGAACAACCGAGCAATCCTCCACCAAGGAAACCCCTTTCCGACTAACATACGGGGTGGATGCAGTaatacccgtggagatcggtgaACCGAGCCCGCGATTGCTTTTGAAAGGAGTAGAGGAAACTGTAGAAAAGGACCTGATAGATGAAGCCCGAGAAATGGCCCATTTGACGGAAACAGCGCTAAAACAAAGAATAGCTCTGCGCTATAACACCAAAGTGCTCAAGAGGGACTTTGAGCCTGACGACCTCGTTCTGAGACGGAACGATATCGGCCTGCCGACCCCCGGAGAAGGCAAGCTagcggcaaactgggaaggccctTACAGAGTAAAGAAGGTGATGGGAAAAGGAGCCTTTAAGTTAGAAAGGCTCGATGGCAAGGAGGTCCCGAGAACATGGAATGCGGACAACCTAAGAAGATTCTACTCCTAG